The Kwoniella bestiolae CBS 10118 chromosome 5, complete sequence genomic interval CTGTCAAGGAACGCACAGTCAATGCGAAAACGATAGAAATGAAAATCCATTTGCTCATTGAAGTCAAAAGGAAATAATCATCTCTTCATGTGTGAAATCATGATAGGCAAGCAAGAAAATGATTCATATGGGATAGGCAAAGGTATGACACAGAAAGCGAAATGAATAAATGAAAGATACATAACATAAGCAAGGAATATGGGGTTTGGGGTTTGGGTATATATGAAGAAGTGAAGGTGACGTTATAAATTGTTTTGATGGGAGATTAGTGGGTATTTGTCGTGCTTTATCATGTCCGTCCTCCCTTCGTCCGACCTATCTGGTTCAAATCGAATGAATATGACCAGCTTCAATCACCTATTCGGAGGATCAGGTCTCCAACCATGTCTTGAAGGGGACTAAGACCAGACCTATAACATCACATAATCTGTCAATCACCCGCTTGCACTACCCTCAAACACGCcaactcgactcaccttcaacagACTATCCCAACTTCCCGTACATAGCGCCACGCCATCCCCACTGACACCCATACATGAGATCCTATTCTCATGACCTGCCAACACACCGATACGTTCCCCCTTGAGTGTATCCCAGACATTACAGTTGTAATCGTCATACCCTGCAAACAAGACTCGACCGGAGATGGAGAATGCCACAGATGTTATACCGCATAGTATATTATCGTGAGCGTAGGTGTTAAGTTCCCGGTCGGCTCGGAGATCGAAGAGTTTACACGTCGCGTCGTCTGATCCGGTCGCGAAGGCATCGCCGTTGGGGAAGAACCTGATGAACGTGAAGCAAATTAGAACGACTGGTTTGTCACTTTGATATGGGAAGATACTCACTGCACAGCATTGATATCTGATTCGTGGCCTGTGAAAGTCTGGACGGCCTTGCCTGTTCGGATGTCCCATACTTTTGCTGTGGCGTCGCATGCACCGGAGACGAAGAGGTTGGCGTTGGGTGCGAGAGAGATACTACGATCAAGATAGGATATCAGCTAATACTCTATCACTTCGAGCTCGGGAATCTTCTGCACCACTCCTGATGAATTTTGTCCTCTCACAATGAGATATTCGATCGAGACATCGAGCTTTAAAATTTTAGAGGGACAATTACCCACCTCATCACATCACCCGTGTGATCATTGAACTCCATCGTCCTCACGCCCTGCTCTATATCCCACAACATACAAGTCATATCCCCCGAAGACGTGACGATCTGCCTATCATTG includes:
- a CDS encoding guanine nucleotide-binding protein subunit beta; its protein translation is MSSAEIQEKISAARREADALKDKIRAAKDQTADTSLRAMANDTPPLPRMTLKVRRTLKGHLAKIYALHWAADKRHLVSASQDGKLIVWDAYTTNKVHAIPLRSSWVMTCAYAPSGNFVACGGLDNICSIYSLRGASPGGPGGGQVKVARELSAHSGYLSCCRFINDRQIVTSSGDMTCMLWDIEQGVRTMEFNDHTGDVMSISLAPNANLFVSGACDATAKVWDIRTGKAVQTFTGHESDINAVQFFPNGDAFATGSDDATCKLFDLRADRELNTYAHDNILCGITSVAFSISGRVLFAGYDDYNCNVWDTLKGERIGVLAGHENRISCMGVSGDGVALCTGSWDSLLKSPSRHGWRPDPPNR